A single region of the Brachypodium distachyon strain Bd21 chromosome 3, Brachypodium_distachyon_v3.0, whole genome shotgun sequence genome encodes:
- the LOC100844081 gene encoding O-acyltransferase WSD1, which produces MGAKADDSSGTDTFTALRNQLPGLSISTSRAPAGAAQEPVSPTARLVKDVYVVVSIGFGAPLDLPVFRDGIQNQLARYRRFRSIQVMSKDGTPQWVVLTEVNVDSHIIVPTLDPAADPDKAVEDYVASLSTLPMDHSSPAWEFHILDIPTSEATWTAALRVHHSFGDGVSLITLLIASTCSATDPTRLPAMLPPPTRKGAIYACPRRPPPSATALAFLVWVFSYLMLAWHTVMDVWSFVATIVFMRDPPTLFMRGSGDGEPRRTRFVHRSLSLDDIKFLKDAMNCTVNDVLVGVTSAALSRYYFRNSGDTRTSKLCIRSILVVNLRPTDSLQTYVNMIESGDSNDVKWGNRLGYIILPFHLAMHNDPLEYVRKAKKIVERKKRSLEVIFTNMVTEFTLKLFGAKAGAFIFSRMLKHISIGFSNVTGPTEHVVLCGHPVTFIAPSAYGLPEALFIHYQSYGSTMKVILAVDETVFPDYHQLLDDFFESLQLIKGAASSLPTTSIKND; this is translated from the exons ATGGGAGCAAAGGCAGACGATAGTAGTGGCACTGATACTTTCACCGCTCTACGGAACCAGCTTCCTGGGCTCTCCATCAGCACGTCAAGAGCACCGGCTGGCGCGGCGCAGGAGCCCGTGAGCCCTACGGCGAGGCTTGTGAAGGATGTATACGTCGTGGTGTCCATCGGGTTTGGAGCGCCGCTAGACCTGCCCGTCTTCCGCGACGGCATCCAGAACCAGCTCGCCCGATATCGCCGCTTCCGCAGCATCCAA GTGATGTCCAAGGACGGCACGCCGCAGTGGGTGGTGCTCACGGAGGTGAACGTGGACAGCCACATCATCGTCCCGACCCTggaccccgccgccgacccggaCAAGGCCGTGGAGGACTACGTGGCGTCCCTGTCCACGCTCCCCATGGACCATTCCAGCCCGGCCTGGGAGTTCCACATCCTGGACATCCCGACCTCCGAGGCGACCTGGACGGCCGCGCTGCGCGTGCACCACTCCTTCGGCGACGGCGTCTCGCTCATCACGCTCCTCATTGCCTCCACGTGCAGCGCCACTGACCCGACAAGGCTGCCGGCcatgctgccgccgcccacgcgCAAGGGCGCTATATACGCGTGCCCGCGGCGCCCCCCGCCGTCTGCAACCGCCCTGGCATTCCTCGTGTGGGTCTTCTCGTATCTCATGCTGGCATGGCATACCGTCATGGACGTCTGGTCCTTCGTTGCCACCATCGTGTTCATGCGAGATCCGCCCACGCTCTTTATGCGTGggagcggcgacggcgagcccCGTCGGACACGCTTCGTGCATCGGAGCCTTAGCCTTGACGACATCAAGTTTCTAAAGGATGCCATGAACTGC ACTGTCAATGACGTGTTAGTTGGAGTAACTTCAGCTGCTCTATCACGATATTACTTTCGGAACTCTG GTGACACTAGGACTAGCAAACTCTGCATCCGATCGATCCTTGTTGTCAACCTAAGGCCAACAGATAGCCTGCAA ACATATGTCAATATGATAGAGTCAGGCGATAGTAATGATGTGAAATGGGGTAATCGATTGGGCTACATCATCCTTCCATTTCATCTAGCCATGCACAATGATCCCCTAGAATATGTTCGCAAGGCAAAAAAGATcgtggaaaggaaaaaaagatcaCTAGAAGTCATCTTCACAAATATGGTTACTGAATTTACCCTGAAACTTTTCGGTGCAAAG GCAGGAGCTTTTATCTTCAGCCGTATGCTCAAACATATAAGCATAGGATTCTCAAACGTGACTGGACCAACTGAACATGTAGTGTTATGTGGGCATCCAGTTACCTTCATTGCGCCCAGCGCCTACGGGCTTCCAGAA GCTCTGTTTATACACTACCAAAGTTACGGCAGCACTATGAAGGTGATTCTAGCTGTTGATGAGACAGTATTTCCAGATTATCATCAACTTTTGGATGACTTCTTTGAGTCTCTCCAGCTCATTAAAGGCGCAGCTTCAAGCCTTCCGACAACATCGATCAAGAATGACTAA